A window of Magnetococcales bacterium genomic DNA:
AGCGGCCCCTGAGTCACGGCATGAACCCTCTCTCGATGTATCGGCAAAGAAGTTGATGTCGCCGGTACCAGGTGCCCCTGAGCCGCAGCGTGAACCCTCTCTCGATGTATCGGCAACAGGGGTGATGTCGCCGCTACAAAGTGCCCCTGAGCCGCAGCGTGAACCCTCGCTCGATGTATCGGCAACAGGGGTGATGTCGCCGCTACAAAGTGCCCCTGAGCCGCAGCGTGAACCCTTTCTGGATGGTGCGGAGAACGATGTATCCCAAGAGCATCTCTCTCCCGAGCCAGGGCATGCACCTCCTCTCAGACCGGTGATCCTGGAGGTCAAATCATCCCGAAAACCGGACGAGGATCCTTTTGGCGATGAACAGGAATCTGGCATGGCTGCCGCGCCGGATCCGTTACTGACATCCCCTCTGCCTTCCTTGCAACCATTTCTGGATACCGCTCCCCGGCCCATGCAGCCGGTAGCGGACACTGCCGGACCTGTTCGGACGGATCATGGACGGATGGCAAGTGACTTGGCCGGGGATATGCCTGCCGGTTCTCCAAGCGGCCATGACGGCAGTACCCATGCCGGAACAGGCGCAATGAGGGGCTTTCATTCCGGACTGGATCAGGTGGCAGAAGCGGATACGGCGGTTGGCGGCATTCATTCCGGACTGGATCAGGTGGCAGAAGCGGATACGGTGGTTACCGAATCGGATACGATGACCGAATCGGATATCCTGGAGGATTCTCTCGCCGGTCCCGAAGAGGATCTCCTTGCCCAGGCAAGGCGTGCCCAGATGCTGGATTCGGGAGATGTGGAAGAGTTTTTTCCGGGTCTGGACACGGCAGCCGACACCCCGGATGAGTCACCCGATGAAATTCCGGACGTGAATAAAACCCTTTTGCCGCCAATCTCCATTCTGGCACCCAAGCCACCCAACGTGCATCGCGAGGCGGACCGCCAGGTCCTGGAGATGAAGTCGCGCCTGATCGAACACAAACTGGCCGACTTCAAGGTCAAAGGCCAGGTGATCGATGCCCGGCCCGGCCCAGTGGTGACAACCTTCGAATTGGATCCGGCACCCGGTCTCAAGGCCTCCAAGGTGATCGGTCTGGCCGATGATCTGGCCCGTTCCATATCGGCCCTTTCGGTGCGGGTGGTCGGCAATATTCCCGGCAAGAGTGTCATTGGTATCGAAGTTCCGAACGACAACCGGGAAACCGTCTATCTGCGGGAAATTCTTGAATCGGAGACGTTCGTTTCCCAATCACAGAAAAATCCCTTGAGCGTGGCGCTCGGGTGTGACATCAACGGCAATCCGGTGGTGGCGGACCTGGCCCGCATGCCCCATCTTTTGGTGGCCGGGACCACAGGGTCCGGCAAGTCCGTGGCCCTCAATGCCATGATCTGTTCCATTCTGTACCGCAACACCCCCGAACATGTCCGGTTTTTGATGGTGGATCCGAAAATGTTGGAACTCTCCATTTATGAAGGGATTCCACATTTGCTGGCCCCGGTGGTTACCGAGGTCAAGAAAGCCGCGACCCTGATCAAGTGGGCCGTGGCGGAAATGGAACAGCGCTATCATCTCATGTCGGAATTGTCGGTGCGCAATCTGGCCGGCTACAACCGTCATATCCGCGAATTTCGCCGTACCGGCCAGGTTCCCACCCGCAAGGTGAAGGTGGGATTCGATCCGGAAACCGGTCTGCCGGTGGAGAAAGAGGTACCCCTGCCCCTGGAAACCAAACCCCTGATCGTCATTGTTGTGGACGAGCTGGCCGATTTGATGATGCAGGTCGGCAAGGAGGTGGAACCTGGTATTGCCCGGCTGGCCCAGATGGCCCGGGCTGCCGGACTCCATTTGATTCTTGCCACCCAACGTCCCTCGGTGGATGTCATCACCGGCTTGATCAAGGCCAATTTTCCCACCCGTCTGGCCTTTCAGGTGGCCACCCGGATTGACTCCCGCACCATTCTCGACGCCAGCGGTGCCGAACGTCTGTTGGGCATGGGCGACGGACTCTATCTTCCCCCCGGGACCTCCCACATGCAACGGGTCCATGCCCCCTTTGTGGCCGATGGGGAGGTTCAGGAGCTGGTTGAATTTCTCAAGACAACCGGTCAACCCCAATACGACGCCTCCGTTCTGGTGGAACGGGATGACGACGATGACGATGAATCCGCTTTCGGCGGCCCTGGTTTGCGTGCAGATGGCGACGATGGCGATTATGATGAACTCTATGACCAGGCCGTCGATATCGTCCTGCGTGCCCGCAAGGTGAGCGCCAGCATGATCCAGCGCTACTTCAAGATCGGCTACAACCGCGCCTCGCGCATTGT
This region includes:
- a CDS encoding DNA translocase FtsK 4TM domain-containing protein, which produces MAPPKNEFIHKRKLAKDKRDSLLREVFGVLLIGVNAFLVVSLVTFSRDDASFNNTGGEVIHNMAGLSGAYLADVMFQVFGLAVAWVPLVLAMISFRLLRKSSLALLLEQFISLPMLTLVSALLATVLVPPEMTPWLPAGPGGVTGLFGSNALTYTLGTPITVLLLGVLGLISLFILTHFSPGRFMGIFGGESSGKGKKSDSGRHDPVKQHPQHQELPHHQPAAARTSPGIVRRGVNLVGNGIRLTATGTSALVVGGVVGSFGLLGRGVKKGFGWLGNMRVPLLPRPGRSSPVTPPLPAPPPLQEAKPVQDAEPGPADIFQADAERVEPSIDPVPEVMHLEPVLDIDPVAEKRQSVPPAAPASHENEPVFDPEPELSLPPVASATGPEASRSPSEPVPPPMAPVIMPAAPRMQPEPDASRIISSPFSHRQRMAPPAPTQEGSPEEFSFPPTVVPITSPTSAAISPAMHAESSDDDPDLPPRELSVGPWGLRPSATSSPDAVPAEKNVSQTPAEKHVPHASDKTSSGGAIHSPPQWITRVLARSHPEAVSSLPVVDKTPPASGAALPGVSKSTLSRAQGVFEPRHAPPSVSPENTLSREQGTPQTGHESSPDSSPASASSPVQDALESRHEPSFDSPAAGMFSPEQAAPESRHEPSLDVSAKKLMSPVPGAPEPQREPSLDVSATGVMSPLQSAPEPQREPSLDVSATGVMSPLQSAPEPQREPFLDGAENDVSQEHLSPEPGHAPPLRPVILEVKSSRKPDEDPFGDEQESGMAAAPDPLLTSPLPSLQPFLDTAPRPMQPVADTAGPVRTDHGRMASDLAGDMPAGSPSGHDGSTHAGTGAMRGFHSGLDQVAEADTAVGGIHSGLDQVAEADTVVTESDTMTESDILEDSLAGPEEDLLAQARRAQMLDSGDVEEFFPGLDTAADTPDESPDEIPDVNKTLLPPISILAPKPPNVHREADRQVLEMKSRLIEHKLADFKVKGQVIDARPGPVVTTFELDPAPGLKASKVIGLADDLARSISALSVRVVGNIPGKSVIGIEVPNDNRETVYLREILESETFVSQSQKNPLSVALGCDINGNPVVADLARMPHLLVAGTTGSGKSVALNAMICSILYRNTPEHVRFLMVDPKMLELSIYEGIPHLLAPVVTEVKKAATLIKWAVAEMEQRYHLMSELSVRNLAGYNRHIREFRRTGQVPTRKVKVGFDPETGLPVEKEVPLPLETKPLIVIVVDELADLMMQVGKEVEPGIARLAQMARAAGLHLILATQRPSVDVITGLIKANFPTRLAFQVATRIDSRTILDASGAERLLGMGDGLYLPPGTSHMQRVHAPFVADGEVQELVEFLKTTGQPQYDASVLVERDDDDDDESAFGGPGLRADGDDGDYDELYDQAVDIVLRARKVSASMIQRYFKIGYNRASRIVERMEKDGLISESNSQGKREVLVPARPE